A genomic window from Cloacibacillus evryensis DSM 19522 includes:
- a CDS encoding TonB-dependent receptor plug domain-containing protein: MFAAPSFAAGETKSADVADVAAVEVTGSRLADSIADVPAQTYVITRGEIDASGARDVQDVLARVPGINTLLNNASMAQSKGVTVRGLNSEVLLLVDGIPYMGADYGVGADLGSPFDLRSIALTDVERIEVVKGAGSAIYGSNAAGGVINVITRRSSDKSGGSITLSGGNREWFRGNIRGTVVLSNDFRVFAGYTRTQEGETKIRLADPSTGLYDKAKDYKGNDYSFGFTKGPWSFLGEVGDFKSVWDYTDVFYGGGTSENRQENKYRRFALNYADGANTGRLYYHKTEREVSDSSGVTNYEGDTFGATYNRRQEIGTLPFIFGMDFRREKAEYSNSGNPWGDNLPYENTRTEYAPYIETSIPIGEAAFDIGLRYEYWNVEDGEDAHELMPRFSLNWANKNGVLYYATAGRYFSMPSFYQMFYADAYGYWLPNPNLKPEKGWTYDIGVKDDTAKNPWSFNVFYMDMTDKINMNDSYTQYINVDEYRAWGAEGRYKWNFHENWSYTQGISYLHAEEKTGGSDWVRSNMPRWDISGILNFKKDPWSAELSAHYYGDRQLSKTASTYDDGDIFIVNASVAWKVDRTTLRLACVNLFDKEFYLNNSGYINPERRFILSATYEF, encoded by the coding sequence ATGTTCGCGGCGCCGTCGTTTGCGGCAGGGGAAACAAAGAGCGCCGATGTGGCGGATGTGGCGGCGGTAGAGGTTACTGGATCGCGTCTCGCCGATTCAATAGCCGACGTCCCGGCGCAGACCTATGTCATCACGCGCGGGGAGATCGACGCCAGCGGCGCGCGCGACGTGCAGGACGTACTGGCGAGAGTGCCGGGGATCAATACGCTGCTGAACAACGCCTCGATGGCGCAGTCGAAGGGCGTAACGGTCAGAGGCTTAAATTCCGAAGTGCTGCTGCTGGTCGACGGCATTCCCTATATGGGGGCCGATTACGGCGTGGGAGCGGACCTTGGTTCGCCATTTGATCTGCGCAGCATCGCGCTGACGGACGTTGAGCGGATCGAAGTGGTTAAGGGAGCCGGTTCCGCCATCTATGGCTCAAACGCGGCGGGCGGCGTCATCAATGTCATTACCCGCAGATCCTCCGACAAGTCCGGCGGCAGTATAACGTTGTCGGGAGGAAACAGAGAATGGTTCCGGGGAAATATCCGCGGGACCGTGGTGCTCAGCAATGATTTCAGGGTCTTTGCGGGGTACACTAGAACGCAGGAGGGCGAGACAAAGATACGGCTGGCCGACCCTTCCACCGGATTATACGACAAAGCAAAAGATTATAAAGGAAACGACTATTCTTTCGGCTTTACAAAGGGACCGTGGTCGTTCCTCGGAGAGGTCGGAGATTTTAAATCCGTATGGGATTACACGGATGTCTTTTACGGCGGAGGGACCTCCGAAAACCGTCAGGAAAATAAATACAGGCGCTTTGCCCTTAATTACGCAGACGGGGCCAATACCGGCCGCCTGTACTACCATAAGACTGAAAGAGAGGTCTCCGACAGCTCCGGCGTGACTAATTACGAGGGCGATACGTTCGGTGCCACCTATAACCGCAGGCAGGAGATCGGAACGCTGCCGTTTATTTTCGGTATGGATTTCCGCAGGGAAAAGGCGGAGTATTCCAACAGCGGCAACCCGTGGGGGGACAACCTTCCGTATGAAAATACGAGAACCGAATACGCGCCTTACATAGAGACCTCCATTCCCATCGGAGAGGCGGCCTTTGACATCGGCCTTCGCTATGAATATTGGAATGTGGAAGACGGAGAAGACGCGCACGAGCTGATGCCGCGCTTTTCCCTGAATTGGGCGAACAAAAACGGTGTTCTCTATTACGCGACGGCCGGGCGCTATTTTTCGATGCCAAGCTTCTATCAGATGTTTTACGCGGACGCGTATGGATACTGGCTTCCCAACCCTAACCTCAAACCGGAAAAGGGCTGGACGTACGATATCGGCGTCAAGGACGATACGGCGAAGAATCCGTGGAGCTTCAACGTATTCTACATGGATATGACGGACAAAATCAATATGAACGACAGTTATACGCAATACATCAACGTAGACGAATACCGCGCCTGGGGCGCGGAAGGACGGTATAAGTGGAACTTCCACGAAAACTGGTCATATACCCAGGGAATTTCCTACCTTCACGCCGAGGAAAAAACAGGCGGTTCCGACTGGGTACGCTCGAATATGCCGCGCTGGGACATCTCCGGGATTTTGAATTTCAAAAAAGACCCATGGAGCGCCGAGCTTTCCGCGCACTACTACGGAGACAGGCAGCTCTCAAAAACGGCCTCGACGTATGACGACGGAGATATATTCATCGTCAACGCCTCCGTCGCCTGGAAGGTGGACAGAACGACCCTTCGTCTGGCCTGCGTCAACCTCTTTGACAAGGAATTCTATCTGAACAACAGCGGCTACATCAATCCTGAGCGCCGTTTCATCCTCTCCGCGACCTACGAATTCTAA
- a CDS encoding helix-hairpin-helix domain-containing protein — protein sequence MENDLRKIPGIGKNMEQHLLDIGINCVKDLVGKDPEVLFERDCILKGLADDRCVLYVFRLAVYYAENEAREQEKLKWWYWKDKEYHPQKG from the coding sequence ATGGAGAACGATTTGAGAAAAATTCCCGGCATCGGCAAGAACATGGAGCAACACCTGCTGGATATCGGGATAAACTGCGTCAAAGATCTGGTGGGAAAAGATCCCGAAGTCCTCTTTGAGCGAGACTGCATCCTCAAAGGGCTCGCGGACGACCGCTGCGTATTATATGTCTTCCGGCTGGCGGTCTACTACGCGGAGAATGAGGCGCGCGAGCAGGAAAAGCTTAAGTGGTGGTATTGGAAGGATAAGGAGTATCACCCCCAAAAGGGCTGA
- a CDS encoding metallophosphoesterase, which produces MFRWIPLSLFIYVWLRLILPLPLGLTAKAALFAVLCAASLKQQFFVSVGGSFFSPELPRWLIELYGAAFGALFLLFVFTLLKDILMIVLALARIFLPAAPRLPASAGAALILAVIAVSVSVYGTYEAQRLPRVNETEVSLPGLPPELRGFKIALLSDIHISASRRADYAAELVKRVNALSPDAVLIAGDFIDGVVRDRSADIAPLSGLSAPRGIYGVLGNHEYYFNAGEWKAYIEETLGIKILLNEHAMIGRGGKNIAVAGVADLAALRFADAEAPDAEKALSGIPENVPKIILDHQPGAARRNAAAGADLQLSGHTHGGMVPGLAAVVKRFNGGFVSGWYDVGKMKLYVSPGTGIWNGFLLRIGVPAEITVMRLRGEES; this is translated from the coding sequence ATGTTTAGGTGGATACCGCTTTCGCTCTTTATATATGTATGGCTCAGGCTCATTCTGCCGCTTCCGCTCGGACTTACGGCTAAGGCGGCCCTATTCGCCGTCCTCTGCGCCGCCTCGCTCAAGCAGCAGTTCTTCGTCAGCGTCGGAGGCAGCTTCTTCTCTCCCGAGCTTCCCCGGTGGCTCATCGAACTTTACGGGGCCGCCTTTGGGGCGCTCTTTCTGCTCTTTGTATTCACGCTGCTGAAAGATATTCTGATGATAGTCCTCGCTCTGGCAAGGATATTCCTGCCTGCTGCGCCGCGTCTGCCGGCCTCTGCGGGGGCGGCTCTTATATTGGCCGTGATAGCCGTTTCCGTTTCGGTCTACGGGACATATGAGGCTCAGCGGCTGCCGCGCGTCAACGAGACGGAGGTCTCGCTGCCGGGGCTGCCGCCGGAGCTTCGCGGCTTTAAAATAGCGCTGCTCAGCGACATACACATAAGCGCCTCACGCCGCGCCGATTACGCGGCGGAGCTCGTGAAACGCGTCAACGCGCTTTCGCCCGACGCGGTCCTCATAGCCGGCGATTTTATCGACGGCGTGGTGCGCGACAGGAGCGCCGATATCGCGCCGCTCTCCGGGCTTTCCGCGCCCCGCGGCATCTACGGTGTGCTGGGGAACCATGAGTACTACTTCAACGCGGGGGAGTGGAAGGCGTATATCGAGGAGACTCTCGGCATAAAGATACTCCTCAACGAACATGCGATGATCGGGCGCGGCGGTAAAAATATCGCGGTCGCCGGCGTCGCCGATCTGGCGGCGCTGCGCTTCGCGGACGCCGAGGCGCCGGACGCGGAGAAGGCGCTTTCCGGCATTCCTGAAAACGTTCCCAAAATAATCCTCGACCACCAGCCGGGCGCGGCGCGAAGGAACGCCGCGGCGGGAGCCGACCTTCAGCTCTCGGGGCACACGCACGGCGGCATGGTCCCCGGGCTCGCCGCCGTCGTCAAAAGATTCAACGGCGGCTTCGTCAGCGGCTGGTATGATGTGGGAAAGATGAAACTCTACGTATCGCCCGGCACGGGGATCTGGAACGGCTTCCTGCTCCGTATCGGCGTACCCGCAGAGATAACGGTGATGCGGCTTCGCGGGGAAGAAAGTTAG
- a CDS encoding bifunctional metallophosphatase/5'-nucleotidase: MMNYKQLKRSLLALLLLFAAALPSPAAEKSFHILMINDPHSYILPYYEADKAGLPAGAVKVGPVGGLSRALQLTANERKNIETASQSPIFLFEGGDIMLGKKGSLQNGHAEYGSLAALGFDAGVLGNHDFDGGVSVLARLGPTLKFPVLASNITFKDAVIDSFYPKTKIIKKGDVSVGVFGLVTPGLKALISDPDGFDIERDIVKKAGECVRDLRAQGVDAVVALNHIGLDLDKKLAAAVPGIDVIVGGHSHDAVKEPLFIKNPQGSRTLIGQAGLNGSYAGRFDVTVDDGALVAEKSSWKLMTVQPGTTAEKESEALGLAAREILAATLDIADPAVFFARSIDARKEAMRTRENELGNLAAEALRWNGGARIGVINGGALRIGRIVPPGPFTAVDMLDLMPFDDVPVRLLVSGAEIRMQLEAAASALKGRNDDYDPTRRMSTGEFLQVAGLRFDIDLGEPAAVVDNRRLVSPGSRVKNIAVDSSRGWVPLEDDKIYSVAALDYTVKHWNALSSVPAGRTAIACFDRYLAKVLRRRADPKTDGRINIIN, translated from the coding sequence ATGATGAATTATAAACAGTTGAAGAGGTCTTTGCTCGCCCTGCTGCTTTTGTTTGCCGCGGCGCTGCCTTCGCCGGCGGCGGAAAAGAGTTTTCATATCCTCATGATCAACGACCCTCACAGCTATATCCTGCCCTACTATGAGGCGGATAAGGCCGGGCTTCCGGCTGGGGCGGTCAAGGTCGGTCCGGTCGGAGGGCTGTCACGCGCGCTGCAATTGACGGCCAACGAGAGGAAAAATATCGAGACGGCATCACAAAGCCCGATCTTCCTTTTCGAGGGCGGCGATATCATGCTCGGGAAGAAGGGCAGCCTCCAGAACGGGCACGCCGAATACGGCTCTTTAGCGGCGCTCGGCTTTGACGCGGGGGTGCTCGGCAATCACGACTTCGACGGCGGCGTTTCGGTACTTGCAAGGCTGGGGCCAACGCTCAAGTTCCCCGTGCTAGCCTCCAATATCACCTTCAAGGACGCCGTAATTGACAGCTTTTATCCCAAGACGAAAATAATCAAGAAGGGTGATGTGAGCGTGGGCGTATTTGGCCTCGTAACGCCCGGCCTGAAAGCGCTAATCTCCGATCCCGACGGCTTTGATATAGAAAGGGATATCGTCAAAAAGGCCGGTGAATGCGTGCGGGACCTCCGCGCGCAGGGCGTGGACGCCGTCGTCGCGCTGAACCACATCGGCCTCGACCTTGACAAAAAACTCGCGGCCGCGGTACCGGGAATAGACGTGATAGTCGGGGGACATTCGCACGACGCCGTCAAGGAGCCGCTGTTCATAAAAAACCCGCAGGGTTCGCGGACGCTCATCGGCCAGGCCGGCCTCAACGGGAGTTACGCCGGCAGATTTGACGTCACCGTGGACGACGGCGCTCTCGTCGCCGAAAAGTCGTCATGGAAGCTGATGACGGTACAGCCCGGCACCACGGCGGAAAAAGAGAGTGAGGCTCTCGGGCTCGCCGCCAGGGAAATACTCGCGGCCACGCTTGACATCGCAGACCCCGCGGTCTTCTTCGCCAGGAGCATAGACGCCCGTAAGGAGGCGATGCGCACGCGTGAAAACGAGCTTGGAAATCTTGCCGCCGAGGCGCTCCGCTGGAACGGCGGGGCACGTATCGGCGTAATAAACGGCGGCGCGCTGCGCATAGGCCGCATCGTTCCGCCGGGGCCGTTTACGGCGGTCGATATGCTCGACCTCATGCCATTCGACGATGTTCCGGTACGGCTGCTTGTGAGCGGCGCGGAGATCAGAATGCAGCTGGAAGCGGCGGCCTCCGCGCTTAAAGGGCGAAACGACGATTATGACCCGACGCGCCGTATGTCAACGGGAGAATTTTTACAGGTGGCGGGGCTGCGTTTCGATATCGACCTCGGCGAGCCCGCAGCCGTCGTGGATAACCGCCGCCTCGTCTCTCCCGGCAGCCGCGTAAAAAACATCGCGGTAGATTCCTCGCGGGGCTGGGTACCTCTCGAAGATGATAAAATTTACTCCGTCGCGGCGCTGGACTACACCGTGAAGCACTGGAACGCTCTTTCATCCGTGCCGGCCGGCAGGACGGCGATCGCCTGTTTCGACCGCTACCTGGCGAAGGTGCTGCGCCGTCGGGCCGATCCCAAGACAGACGGCAGGATAAATATTATCAACTAA
- a CDS encoding TM1266 family iron-only hydrogenase system putative regulator gives MILEVRGGYFNYEEGCDNLCDINFSIGEPDVLCILGANGAGKTTLMKCMLGLRRWSRGASYLDGTDIRRLRAKEFWRRVGYVPQAKLSSFVYTVREMVLLGRGAHMSELAMPKEHDERVAGEALALAGIAHLRDKLCSKISGGEYQLVLIARALAAEPSLLVLDEPESNLDFKNQKRVLSTISTLCKERGIAAVINTHYPEHAMDISQRALLLMPDKSAIFGGTANVLTEENLRRAFEIPVHIHRFKVGRRDYTSILPLGEGEDAHTERLIEMETRIAQIGIIVEDPAAAENINRLLHEYSDCIIGRMGMPYRERNISIISVIIDAPNEKISALSGKLGMFPGVSAKTVYSKI, from the coding sequence ATGATCCTTGAGGTGCGCGGCGGTTATTTTAACTATGAAGAGGGCTGCGACAACCTCTGCGACATAAACTTCAGCATAGGCGAGCCTGACGTTCTCTGTATCCTTGGGGCCAACGGCGCGGGCAAGACGACGCTGATGAAATGTATGCTCGGACTGCGCAGATGGAGCCGCGGCGCCTCCTACCTTGACGGTACGGACATCCGGCGTCTGCGCGCGAAGGAATTTTGGCGGCGTGTCGGTTATGTGCCGCAGGCGAAACTCTCCTCCTTCGTCTACACCGTGCGCGAAATGGTGCTGCTTGGCCGCGGCGCGCACATGAGCGAACTCGCGATGCCCAAAGAGCACGACGAACGCGTCGCCGGCGAGGCGCTTGCGCTCGCCGGCATCGCGCATCTGCGGGATAAGCTGTGCAGCAAGATAAGCGGCGGCGAATACCAGCTTGTGCTGATCGCGCGCGCCCTCGCCGCCGAGCCATCGCTTTTGGTGCTTGACGAGCCGGAATCCAATCTGGATTTTAAAAACCAGAAAAGGGTCCTTTCGACGATATCGACGCTCTGCAAGGAGCGCGGCATCGCGGCGGTGATAAACACGCACTACCCGGAACACGCGATGGATATATCACAGCGCGCGCTGCTGCTGATGCCGGACAAGAGCGCCATATTCGGAGGCACGGCAAATGTGCTGACGGAAGAAAACCTGCGGCGCGCTTTCGAGATACCGGTGCATATACACCGCTTTAAAGTGGGCAGGCGCGACTATACGAGCATCCTCCCCCTCGGCGAGGGAGAGGATGCACATACGGAAAGGCTGATCGAAATGGAGACGAGGATAGCACAGATCGGGATAATCGTGGAGGACCCCGCGGCGGCGGAAAATATCAACCGGCTGCTGCACGAATACAGCGACTGTATCATCGGGCGCATGGGAATGCCATACCGGGAGCGCAACATATCTATCATCAGCGTGATAATCGACGCGCCGAACGAGAAGATAAGCGCCCTCTCCGGAAAACTTGGCATGTTCCCGGGGGTCAGCGCGAAGACGGTCTACTCAAAAATTTAG
- a CDS encoding FecCD family ABC transporter permease, producing the protein MKKRTFFVTATAALLVAAPLAAVTAGRFPLSLAETLSVLLPWLGGAEPPQMVRDVILNIRLPRILLAMLAGAGLGVAGGAFQALFSNPLATPDTLGVATGASFGAVLGILMGLPSFLVQLSALAAGLAAVALVVFVSRVRGSSSVIMMILAGMVVSALFSALVSLVKYIADPQDVLPSITFWLMGSLSGTTRASLAMGAPLIAAGMAVIWLFRWKLNAMTLSEDEAVSLGINVKRIRLLVITGAAMITASVVSMCGLIGWVGLLIPHAARMIFGNDNRSVVPASMALGALFMLAIDTAARSLAASEIPASILTAVIGAPFFIFLLRKTGGIRA; encoded by the coding sequence ATGAAGAAGAGGACGTTCTTTGTAACGGCAACGGCGGCGCTCCTGGTCGCCGCGCCGTTGGCTGCGGTCACGGCGGGGAGGTTCCCGCTCTCGCTCGCCGAGACGCTTTCCGTGCTCCTTCCGTGGCTTGGCGGCGCGGAGCCGCCGCAGATGGTGCGCGACGTGATACTCAACATCCGCCTGCCGCGCATATTGCTCGCGATGCTCGCCGGCGCCGGGCTCGGCGTCGCCGGGGGCGCCTTTCAGGCGCTCTTTTCAAATCCGCTGGCGACGCCGGATACGCTCGGCGTCGCGACCGGGGCCTCCTTCGGCGCGGTGCTCGGCATACTTATGGGGCTGCCGTCATTCCTTGTGCAGCTCTCCGCCCTCGCCGCCGGGCTTGCCGCCGTCGCGCTCGTCGTCTTCGTGAGCCGGGTGCGCGGCTCTTCGTCGGTGATCATGATGATACTGGCGGGAATGGTCGTCAGCGCGCTCTTTTCGGCGCTGGTTTCGCTTGTGAAGTATATTGCCGACCCGCAGGACGTGCTGCCGTCGATAACCTTCTGGCTGATGGGCAGCCTCTCCGGCACGACGCGCGCGAGCCTCGCGATGGGCGCGCCGCTGATCGCCGCCGGGATGGCGGTGATCTGGCTCTTCCGCTGGAAGCTCAACGCGATGACGCTCAGCGAGGATGAGGCGGTCTCTCTGGGAATAAATGTGAAACGGATCAGGCTGCTTGTGATCACGGGAGCCGCGATGATCACGGCTTCGGTCGTCTCGATGTGCGGCCTCATCGGTTGGGTTGGGCTGCTGATCCCGCACGCGGCGCGCATGATCTTCGGCAACGACAACCGTTCCGTCGTCCCCGCGAGCATGGCGCTCGGGGCGCTGTTCATGCTTGCGATAGACACGGCGGCGCGCAGCCTCGCAGCCTCCGAGATACCGGCCTCGATACTGACGGCCGTCATCGGCGCGCCGTTCTTCATCTTTCTGCTGAGAAAGACGGGAGGGATAAGGGCATGA
- a CDS encoding ABC transporter substrate-binding protein gives MKIFAALLTGALIFMNCASGAEASRVITDEAGDKVTVPDKIERIAVAGILPFPSVITVFLGSAEKLVGIPPASMGAAKAGLLGELFPEILKAQTGYTAGLDLNIEELMKLRPDVVFYLAGNKEMGKMIKNAGLPAVAISPTKWNYDVLRTYDEWIKTLSQIFPESAKSKEVSRYSKKVYADIQKKVGKIKPADRKKALFLFQYDDKRMVTSGRSFFGQYWCDAVGARNAAEEVPADNSNAVITMEQVYKWNPDVIFITNFTPALPEDLYGNKIGGHDWSAVKAVKERAVYKMPLGTYRSYTPGVDTPVTLMWMAQKVYPELFKEVDMRKEVRNYYKKLYGITLSDRQIEQMYNQGRGSAAGFIK, from the coding sequence ATGAAAATTTTTGCCGCGCTGCTGACAGGCGCGCTGATATTTATGAACTGCGCCTCCGGGGCCGAGGCCTCGCGCGTGATAACCGACGAGGCCGGCGATAAGGTCACGGTGCCGGATAAGATAGAGCGGATCGCCGTCGCCGGGATACTGCCCTTTCCCTCGGTGATAACGGTATTCCTAGGCTCGGCGGAGAAGCTGGTGGGCATCCCTCCCGCGTCGATGGGCGCGGCGAAGGCCGGTCTGCTCGGCGAGCTCTTCCCCGAGATATTGAAGGCGCAGACCGGATATACCGCTGGACTCGACCTCAACATAGAGGAGCTTATGAAGCTGCGCCCCGACGTCGTATTTTATCTCGCCGGCAACAAAGAGATGGGGAAGATGATCAAGAACGCCGGCCTTCCCGCCGTTGCCATTTCGCCGACGAAGTGGAACTACGACGTGCTGCGCACTTACGACGAATGGATCAAGACTCTGAGCCAGATCTTCCCGGAGAGCGCGAAAAGCAAAGAGGTCTCGCGCTACAGTAAAAAAGTCTACGCCGACATCCAGAAAAAAGTTGGAAAGATCAAGCCAGCCGACAGAAAAAAGGCGCTCTTCCTCTTCCAGTACGACGACAAGCGCATGGTGACCTCGGGGCGCAGCTTCTTCGGCCAGTACTGGTGCGACGCGGTGGGAGCGAGGAACGCCGCCGAAGAGGTGCCGGCGGACAACTCCAACGCCGTCATCACGATGGAGCAGGTCTATAAATGGAACCCCGATGTCATATTTATCACCAACTTTACGCCCGCGCTGCCGGAGGACCTCTATGGCAATAAGATCGGCGGCCATGACTGGAGCGCGGTAAAGGCGGTGAAGGAGCGCGCCGTCTACAAAATGCCGCTCGGTACGTACCGGAGCTACACCCCCGGCGTCGACACGCCGGTGACGCTGATGTGGATGGCGCAGAAGGTCTATCCTGAGCTCTTCAAAGAGGTCGATATGCGCAAAGAGGTAAGGAATTATTACAAAAAGCTATACGGCATCACGCTCAGCGACAGGCAGATAGAACAGATGTACAACCAGGGGCGTGGTTCGGCGGCCGGATTCATTAAATAG
- a CDS encoding nitrogenase component 1 — protein sequence MRQTCAILSTYAADVSGVCSALYEMGGMTVMHDASGCNSTYNTHDEPRWYDTPSMVFISALAEVDALMGDDEKVIGDVCRAAGELRPRFIALAGTPIPMMMGTDFKGIARLIEERTGIPTFGFATNGMNSYSRGAGMALAAVARRFCAPSLAAAPLKAGERPSVNLLGVTPLDFSIGEGGRGNVEAMRRVFEDAGFRVNSCWAMNSPWEELMRAGLAHVNVVVSSCGAPLAAALREIYGTPAVTGLPVGDSVTRELFALIDEAARDGGDLSLTAPITEPGGKVFVIGEPVQSAAIARALERDYAMRNVRVLAPLDFPDEDEVFRALREARLVIADPLYRPALPKHYCRFVALPHEGYSGRIFRDDIPLFMGGEFNKWIERELVL from the coding sequence TTGAGACAGACCTGCGCGATCCTTTCCACATACGCCGCCGACGTCTCCGGCGTCTGCTCGGCGCTCTATGAGATGGGCGGCATGACGGTGATGCACGACGCCTCCGGCTGTAATTCGACCTACAATACGCACGACGAGCCGCGCTGGTATGACACGCCCTCGATGGTTTTTATCTCCGCGCTCGCCGAGGTGGACGCGCTGATGGGCGACGACGAAAAGGTCATCGGCGACGTCTGCCGCGCCGCCGGCGAGCTTAGGCCGCGTTTTATCGCGCTTGCCGGAACGCCGATCCCGATGATGATGGGAACGGATTTTAAGGGAATAGCCCGCTTGATTGAAGAGCGTACCGGCATCCCGACCTTCGGCTTTGCGACGAACGGCATGAACTCCTACAGCCGCGGCGCGGGAATGGCCCTCGCCGCCGTCGCGCGCCGTTTCTGCGCCCCGTCGCTTGCCGCGGCGCCGCTCAAGGCGGGCGAGCGTCCCTCTGTCAACCTGCTCGGCGTGACGCCGCTGGATTTTTCCATCGGAGAGGGAGGGCGCGGCAATGTGGAGGCTATGAGGCGCGTATTTGAGGACGCCGGCTTTCGCGTCAACAGTTGCTGGGCGATGAACAGCCCGTGGGAGGAGCTGATGCGGGCCGGCCTCGCCCATGTAAACGTCGTCGTCTCCTCATGCGGCGCGCCGCTTGCCGCCGCGCTGCGCGAGATATACGGCACCCCGGCGGTGACGGGGCTTCCCGTCGGCGATTCGGTGACGCGCGAGCTGTTTGCGCTCATAGACGAGGCGGCGCGAGACGGCGGCGATCTCTCGCTGACCGCGCCGATAACGGAGCCGGGCGGCAAGGTCTTTGTGATCGGCGAGCCGGTGCAGAGCGCCGCTATCGCGCGCGCTTTGGAGCGCGACTACGCGATGCGCAATGTGCGCGTGCTCGCGCCGCTTGACTTCCCCGACGAGGACGAGGTATTCCGCGCGCTGCGCGAGGCGCGCCTCGTGATCGCCGATCCGCTCTACAGGCCGGCGCTGCCCAAGCATTACTGCCGTTTTGTCGCGCTGCCGCACGAGGGCTATTCCGGGCGCATATTCAGGGATGATATCCCGCTCTTTATGGGCGGGGAGTTTAATAAATGGATAGAAAGGGAGCTTGTGCTATGA
- a CDS encoding nitrogenase component 1: MIDLHDPDWSGASVKIKDADSLTPYEYGVEYGSPARGLWNIVHTGMLLPESHQIFVCAQGCLRGVVLTAAEMGAQERFSTIAVCENNVLDGDMESLIIDGVADVLRKLPKEPKAVLVFTSCIHNFMGCDLDYVYAKLCGRFPGIYFTDCYMYPIMRKTKTPPDPMMRMRLYSFLSRQDIRDEKCVNIIGNNYPTEDSSDFVRMLRGAGFEIRDITRCRSFREYLKMAHSRLDIAYMPPALPAARDLKERADIDYLYLPLSYDYAEIRANLEALADRLDIPMIDAGLLEAEAERAISTAARLLGETPVAIDYTATPRPLGLAELLLDHGVNVRTVYADVFIPEERPAFERLQAKYPELELCATVHPKMGVLPRASSGGGSEKIVAIGQKAAYFCNTPHFVNMLEGGGFWGFDGIVHLAEAVCDAVINEKDTKKIIQVKGWGCCC, from the coding sequence ATGATAGACCTTCATGATCCCGACTGGAGCGGGGCCTCCGTAAAGATAAAAGACGCCGATTCGCTCACGCCCTATGAGTACGGCGTCGAGTACGGCTCGCCGGCGCGCGGCCTTTGGAACATCGTCCATACGGGGATGCTGCTGCCCGAGAGCCATCAGATATTCGTCTGCGCGCAGGGATGCCTGCGCGGCGTCGTGCTGACGGCGGCGGAGATGGGAGCGCAGGAGCGTTTTTCAACGATCGCCGTCTGCGAGAACAACGTTCTCGACGGCGATATGGAATCCCTTATCATCGACGGGGTGGCAGACGTGCTGCGCAAACTTCCGAAGGAGCCGAAGGCGGTGCTCGTCTTCACGAGCTGCATACATAATTTTATGGGCTGCGACCTAGATTATGTCTACGCCAAACTGTGCGGGCGCTTCCCAGGGATCTATTTCACCGACTGCTATATGTACCCGATCATGCGCAAGACGAAGACGCCGCCCGACCCGATGATGCGTATGAGGCTTTACAGCTTTCTTTCACGGCAGGATATACGCGATGAAAAGTGTGTCAACATCATCGGCAATAATTATCCGACGGAGGATTCTTCGGATTTTGTGCGTATGCTGCGCGGCGCCGGCTTTGAGATACGCGATATCACGCGCTGCCGCTCCTTCCGCGAGTATCTGAAGATGGCGCACAGCCGGCTCGACATCGCCTATATGCCGCCCGCGCTTCCCGCGGCGCGCGATCTGAAAGAACGGGCTGATATCGATTATCTCTATCTGCCGCTGAGCTATGATTACGCGGAGATCAGGGCGAACCTTGAGGCGCTCGCCGATCGCCTTGATATCCCGATGATCGACGCGGGGCTGCTTGAAGCGGAGGCTGAGCGGGCGATATCGACCGCCGCGAGGCTTCTCGGAGAGACTCCCGTTGCGATAGACTACACGGCGACGCCGCGTCCGCTGGGGCTTGCGGAGCTGCTGCTCGATCACGGAGTCAATGTGCGCACCGTCTACGCCGACGTTTTTATTCCAGAGGAGCGCCCCGCCTTCGAGCGCCTGCAAGCGAAGTATCCCGAGCTTGAGCTCTGCGCGACGGTGCACCCGAAGATGGGGGTGCTGCCGAGGGCGTCGTCCGGCGGCGGATCGGAGAAGATCGTCGCCATCGGCCAGAAGGCGGCCTATTTTTGTAATACGCCCCATTTCGTCAATATGCTCGAGGGCGGAGGTTTCTGGGGATTTGACGGGATCGTCCATCTTGCGGAGGCCGTCTGCGACGCTGTGATCAACGAAAAAGATACCAAGAAGATAATTCAGGTCAAGGGCTGGGGGTGCTGCTGTTGA